A window of Armatimonadota bacterium contains these coding sequences:
- a CDS encoding PD40 domain-containing protein: MADSESQLESHDSAASDRLDSWKEIATYLGREVRTVRRWEKAEGLPVHRHFHGAAATVYAYEAELDGWLKGRDERKQNGANTSFPAVAETRRPIAYALAIAGAAILIATGYFFSMGPAGFGSGKSAAGALIDGRSEGANHDPQYTVLFAESPTGRSGRQPSFDIAPSGDRGVFRTMRDGEPRQLYIYEQGGSAVRPLVNDLGPWQGFRYPSWSPSGHLIAYVADRLAEPGTETVDGEPDLVSAMFVVSPDGGKPRQIGSTMSNVSGVCWTPDGQSLTYLDATRDGIHTVSLDGSGVKTISADTDTFISFGGYSPDGRWLAIVVYPETELRGAYREIRILPATGGQAVSLPTVVTLFVSLTWAPDSNSIYFTPAVNDNNIWKQRIDPKTGALQGDPVQVTFFSGALPDHPKFVDGGQRIAFVLSTVGAWINVADASSPTKSKSAASGMYPKLSPDGRTLYYRQWGSSDSAIYSVQRDGGTPLRLATGDGWDTDFELSPDGATIAYVTSESMAPALFTVSTHGGEPRLLVDFDKPTRAVPRWSPDSSLLAYAHESELYVMPADGGTPKKLAELPRWNAWSLQWSPDGESIAVLGYPDGTVGEGSAVYTVPATGGELRQLTPAVDYIWTLQWQPDGQSLRYQVRMGDSIDDSETRQVFLDGRPVISLGDQPLNRYLAGRWAPDGRLFYYVRFGGGMSLYVYDKATGERSLFAKGGKLPNWSRDGKTMAWVTMKRTSQIWLMSDFE, from the coding sequence ATGGCAGACTCAGAGTCACAGCTCGAATCCCACGACTCAGCTGCTAGCGACCGCCTCGACTCATGGAAGGAGATCGCGACCTACCTGGGGCGCGAAGTCCGCACAGTCCGTCGGTGGGAGAAAGCCGAAGGGCTGCCGGTTCATCGACACTTCCACGGCGCCGCTGCGACCGTTTACGCTTACGAAGCGGAGCTCGACGGATGGCTGAAGGGCCGCGACGAGCGGAAGCAGAACGGGGCTAACACTTCTTTCCCAGCCGTAGCAGAAACGCGCCGCCCGATCGCTTATGCACTAGCGATCGCCGGAGCGGCGATTCTCATCGCGACCGGCTATTTCTTCTCGATGGGCCCTGCGGGTTTCGGTTCGGGCAAGAGCGCAGCTGGTGCCTTGATCGACGGCAGGTCTGAAGGCGCGAATCACGATCCCCAGTACACAGTGCTCTTCGCCGAGTCTCCAACTGGCCGCTCTGGCCGCCAACCGTCGTTCGACATCGCCCCGAGCGGCGATCGCGGCGTGTTCCGTACAATGAGAGACGGAGAGCCGCGCCAGCTCTACATTTATGAACAGGGCGGCTCAGCGGTCCGGCCTCTCGTGAACGACCTTGGGCCGTGGCAAGGTTTCCGCTATCCGAGCTGGTCCCCCAGCGGGCACCTCATCGCGTACGTGGCGGACAGGCTTGCAGAGCCGGGAACAGAAACAGTCGATGGAGAACCGGACCTGGTCTCAGCTATGTTCGTCGTCAGCCCGGACGGCGGCAAGCCCCGGCAGATCGGTTCGACCATGAGCAATGTCAGTGGCGTTTGCTGGACGCCAGACGGACAAAGCCTCACGTACTTGGACGCAACCAGGGACGGCATACACACGGTTTCGTTGGACGGTAGCGGAGTCAAGACGATATCAGCAGACACCGACACATTTATCTCCTTCGGCGGCTATTCTCCGGACGGCCGATGGTTGGCAATCGTTGTTTACCCCGAGACCGAGCTGCGAGGGGCATACCGCGAGATACGGATTCTTCCCGCAACTGGCGGCCAGGCTGTTTCCCTCCCGACTGTTGTGACATTGTTTGTCAGTCTCACCTGGGCGCCGGACAGCAACAGCATTTACTTTACTCCTGCCGTGAATGATAATAATATCTGGAAACAGAGGATCGACCCGAAGACGGGTGCTCTGCAAGGCGACCCCGTGCAGGTGACGTTCTTTAGCGGAGCGCTACCAGACCATCCCAAGTTCGTCGACGGTGGACAGCGAATCGCCTTCGTTCTCTCAACAGTTGGTGCGTGGATCAATGTGGCGGACGCGTCTAGTCCAACGAAGAGCAAAAGTGCGGCGAGCGGCATGTACCCAAAACTCTCTCCGGACGGACGGACACTTTACTATCGGCAATGGGGCTCATCTGATTCCGCGATATATTCTGTGCAGAGAGACGGCGGTACGCCGCTGCGACTAGCCACCGGGGACGGGTGGGACACCGATTTCGAGCTGTCGCCCGACGGCGCAACCATCGCCTACGTCACAAGCGAATCAATGGCGCCCGCGCTCTTCACCGTGTCCACACACGGGGGCGAGCCCCGGCTGCTAGTTGACTTCGACAAGCCGACAAGAGCCGTGCCCCGTTGGTCGCCCGACAGCTCTCTCTTGGCCTATGCGCACGAGAGCGAGCTTTACGTCATGCCTGCCGACGGCGGCACGCCTAAGAAACTTGCGGAGCTACCTCGTTGGAACGCGTGGAGCCTGCAGTGGTCGCCTGACGGCGAATCCATCGCCGTGCTCGGTTACCCCGATGGAACCGTAGGAGAAGGAAGCGCGGTCTACACGGTGCCCGCGACAGGAGGCGAGTTGCGCCAACTTACGCCCGCCGTTGATTACATATGGACGCTCCAGTGGCAACCTGACGGTCAGAGCCTGCGGTACCAGGTCCGCATGGGTGACAGCATAGATGATAGCGAAACGCGGCAAGTGTTTCTCGACGGCAGACCGGTGATCTCCCTAGGCGACCAGCCGTTGAACCGGTATCTAGCGGGCAGGTGGGCGCCGGACGGCCGCCTCTTCTACTATGTTAGATTTGGAGGTGGAATGAGCCTGTATGTGTACGACAAAGCGACCGGCGAAAGATCACTCTTTGCTAAAGGCGGCAAACTTCCCAACTGGAGCCGCGACGGAAAGACGATGGCCTGGGTCACTATGAAACGAACCAGTCAGATCTGGCTCATGTCGGACTTTGAGTAG
- the moeB gene encoding molybdopterin-synthase adenylyltransferase MoeB → MPEVGLEGQVKLKGASVLVVGAGGLGSPVAMYLAAAGIGRLGIVDFDVVDFTNLQRQVIHGTDDVGRSKLESAAETVRAINPEVEVVLHEVLLSSENALGILKEYDIVVDGTDNFPTRFLVNDACVILGKPNVYGSIFRFDGQATIFAHPDGPCYRCLYPEPPPPGTVPSCAEGGVLGILPGMIGMIQATETVKLILGVGETLVGRLLLYDALNMRIREVKIKRDPSCPVCGDNPTVTELIDYYEFCGVPGHGSNQVGFDDEISAVEVKALMDRSERFVLIDVREPHEHEINRIPGARLIPLRDLPARVNELDTADEIVVHCLTGGRSAEACDFLRTSGFGKVKNLRGGIRAWIDDVDPSMAQY, encoded by the coding sequence ATGCCCGAGGTCGGGCTGGAAGGGCAGGTCAAGCTCAAGGGGGCTTCGGTGCTTGTTGTTGGCGCCGGTGGGCTGGGGTCGCCTGTTGCGATGTATTTGGCGGCGGCGGGGATCGGTCGATTGGGGATCGTTGACTTCGATGTCGTCGACTTTACGAACTTGCAGCGGCAGGTGATCCACGGGACCGACGATGTTGGGCGCAGCAAGCTGGAATCTGCGGCGGAGACGGTGCGGGCGATCAACCCGGAAGTCGAGGTCGTGCTGCACGAAGTGCTGCTCTCCAGCGAAAACGCATTGGGCATATTAAAGGAGTACGACATCGTGGTGGACGGCACCGACAACTTCCCGACGCGGTTTCTGGTCAACGACGCGTGCGTGATCCTCGGCAAGCCGAACGTCTACGGTTCGATCTTCCGCTTCGACGGACAGGCGACGATCTTCGCGCACCCGGACGGACCGTGCTACCGGTGCCTGTACCCCGAGCCCCCTCCTCCCGGAACGGTTCCTAGCTGCGCGGAAGGCGGAGTCCTGGGGATCCTTCCCGGGATGATCGGCATGATCCAGGCCACCGAGACGGTCAAGCTCATCCTCGGTGTTGGCGAAACTTTGGTGGGGCGGTTGCTACTCTACGATGCGCTGAACATGCGCATCCGCGAGGTCAAGATCAAGCGCGACCCGTCGTGCCCTGTTTGTGGCGACAATCCGACCGTCACGGAGCTGATCGACTACTACGAGTTCTGCGGCGTGCCGGGCCACGGCTCGAACCAGGTCGGGTTCGACGACGAGATCTCGGCTGTCGAAGTTAAGGCCTTGATGGACCGAAGCGAGCGGTTCGTTCTCATCGACGTGCGCGAGCCGCACGAGCACGAGATCAACCGGATCCCCGGCGCGCGCCTCATCCCCCTGCGCGACCTCCCCGCCCGCGTCAACGAGCTGGACACGGCGGACGAGATCGTCGTGCACTGCCTGACGGGCGGTCGGAGCGCGGAAGCGTGCGACTTCCTCCGCACGTCGGGGTTCGGCAAAGTCAAAAACCTCCGCGGCGGCATCCGCGCATGGATCGACGACGTCGATCCGTCGATGGCGCAGTACTGA
- the uvrA gene encoding excinuclease ABC subunit UvrA yields the protein MSQDKIVVVGARENNLKNITVEIPRDKLVVITGLSGSGKSSLAFDTIYAEGQRRYVESLSAYARQFLGQMRKPDVDHIEGLSPAVSIDQKSASRNPRSTVGTVTELYDYMRILFARAGTPYCPNCDEPIERQSTDQIVDKAMELPLGTKMQILAPIVRGRKGTYQKELQEIQEAGYVRVRVDGEMYEVTDDIPMDRYKQHTIEVVVDRLVMKDGIQRRLADSIETSLKMGKGLATVSYEGARRSNKSKSLHPPTPSSISSDVKNGGGGARGWIDLLFSEHYSCATCGFSMPELEPRMFSFNSPYGACPECTGLGTKTEFEPDLIVTDPSLPLREGAIVPFVYKSGEVKEWWPEVLDGVGRAVGFDASIPFQDLNEEQLDAVWNGLKEPVTVIMKYGSRERKFQSRWDGVIRVLRKKYEQTESEWVRGDLQRYMRTKPCPACDGKRLKPESLAVKIADRNASELTAMSVSVALEFFKKLPKKLSKRQRTIGERAIKEIVERLRFLNNVGLSYLTLDRSARTLAGGEAQRIRLATQIGSGLMGCLYILDEPSIGLHQRDNRKLIETLKRLRDLGNTVIVVEHDEETMRAADWLIDMGPGAGEHGGRVVNQGTLDQFLKKNSPTSIFLNGKDEIAVPMSRREPRSPNPLESVVTTTNGKAGKIKVTVRRRVKM from the coding sequence ATGTCGCAGGACAAGATCGTCGTCGTCGGCGCGCGCGAGAACAACCTAAAGAACATCACCGTGGAGATTCCGCGGGACAAGCTGGTCGTGATCACGGGGCTGTCCGGCAGCGGCAAGTCCAGCCTCGCTTTCGACACGATCTACGCGGAGGGGCAGAGGCGGTACGTTGAATCTTTGAGCGCTTACGCTCGGCAGTTCTTGGGGCAAATGAGAAAGCCGGACGTCGATCACATCGAAGGACTCTCCCCGGCCGTCTCCATCGATCAAAAGAGCGCGAGCCGCAACCCGCGCTCCACGGTCGGCACTGTCACGGAGCTTTACGACTACATGCGCATCCTGTTCGCGCGCGCCGGGACGCCTTACTGCCCGAACTGCGACGAGCCGATCGAGCGGCAGTCCACCGACCAGATCGTCGATAAGGCGATGGAGCTGCCCTTGGGGACGAAGATGCAGATCCTCGCGCCGATCGTGCGCGGGCGCAAGGGGACGTATCAGAAAGAGCTGCAGGAGATCCAGGAGGCAGGGTACGTGCGCGTTCGCGTCGACGGCGAGATGTACGAGGTCACCGACGACATCCCGATGGACCGGTACAAGCAGCACACGATCGAGGTCGTCGTCGACCGGCTCGTGATGAAAGACGGAATCCAGCGGCGGCTCGCGGACTCGATTGAGACCTCGCTGAAGATGGGCAAGGGGCTTGCGACCGTGAGCTACGAGGGAGCGCGCCGTTCAAATAAGTCGAAAAGCCTCCACCCCCCAACCCCCTCCTCCATTTCGTCTGACGTCAAGAATGGAGGAGGGGGAGCTAGAGGCTGGATCGACCTGCTGTTCAGCGAGCATTACTCGTGCGCGACATGCGGGTTCTCGATGCCGGAGCTAGAGCCCCGCATGTTCTCGTTCAACTCGCCATACGGCGCTTGCCCAGAGTGTACAGGGCTTGGCACGAAGACCGAGTTCGAGCCGGATCTGATCGTGACCGACCCTTCGCTGCCGTTGCGTGAGGGAGCCATCGTTCCGTTCGTCTACAAGTCCGGCGAGGTGAAGGAGTGGTGGCCGGAGGTGCTCGACGGCGTCGGACGGGCTGTCGGCTTCGACGCCTCGATTCCATTTCAAGACCTGAACGAAGAGCAGCTCGACGCGGTTTGGAACGGTCTGAAGGAGCCGGTAACCGTGATCATGAAGTACGGCTCGCGCGAGCGGAAGTTCCAGTCGCGCTGGGACGGCGTGATCAGGGTTCTGCGCAAGAAGTACGAGCAGACCGAGAGCGAATGGGTGCGCGGCGATTTGCAGCGTTACATGCGCACGAAGCCGTGCCCGGCGTGCGACGGGAAGCGCCTGAAACCGGAGTCGCTGGCGGTGAAGATCGCAGATCGGAACGCTTCGGAACTAACTGCAATGAGCGTTTCGGTCGCGTTGGAGTTCTTCAAGAAGCTCCCGAAGAAGCTGAGCAAGCGACAGCGCACGATCGGCGAGCGCGCGATCAAAGAGATCGTCGAGCGGCTGCGGTTCTTGAACAACGTGGGGCTTTCTTATCTGACCCTGGACAGGTCCGCGAGGACCCTCGCGGGCGGGGAGGCGCAGAGGATTCGGCTCGCGACACAGATCGGGTCGGGCCTGATGGGATGCCTCTATATTTTGGACGAGCCGTCGATCGGGCTGCACCAGCGCGACAACAGAAAGCTGATCGAGACGCTGAAGCGCCTGCGAGACCTCGGCAACACCGTGATCGTGGTTGAGCACGACGAAGAGACGATGCGCGCGGCGGACTGGCTGATCGACATGGGCCCCGGAGCAGGCGAGCACGGCGGCCGAGTTGTCAATCAAGGGACGCTGGATCAGTTCTTGAAGAAGAACTCGCCGACCTCGATCTTTCTGAACGGGAAGGACGAGATCGCCGTGCCGATGTCGCGCCGCGAGCCGCGCTCGCCAAACCCACTGGAATCGGTCGTGACAACGACAAACGGCAAGGCCGGCAAGATCAAGGTGACCGTGCGAAGGAGGGTGAAGATGTGA
- a CDS encoding ribonuclease HII has product MPILIHEPDVAGADEAGRGPLAGPVVVAAVILPREFDASGLDDSKKLSRSRRSSEARRIIEHADWAVIVVEPAVIDRKNILRASLDGMADALCALKIKPAKALIDGNRLPPYNDAPVEAVVKGDGKYACIAAASILAKTERDRIMCEYALEYPEYGFDLHFGYGTPEHLDALREHGPCPIHRRTFHPVSDMVNQPCLIFDE; this is encoded by the coding sequence ATGCCTATTCTGATACACGAGCCCGACGTCGCAGGCGCCGATGAGGCCGGACGCGGCCCGCTCGCCGGGCCGGTCGTCGTAGCAGCTGTCATCTTGCCTCGCGAGTTCGACGCATCCGGTCTCGACGACTCAAAGAAGCTGTCTCGCAGCCGCCGCTCGAGTGAGGCGCGGCGAATCATAGAGCATGCGGATTGGGCGGTGATCGTCGTCGAGCCTGCCGTGATCGATCGCAAGAACATTTTGCGGGCGTCGCTGGACGGAATGGCGGACGCGCTTTGCGCGCTCAAGATCAAACCCGCGAAGGCGCTAATCGACGGGAACAGATTGCCTCCGTACAATGATGCCCCCGTAGAGGCGGTTGTGAAGGGCGACGGGAAATACGCGTGCATTGCCGCAGCCTCGATCTTGGCGAAGACAGAGCGCGACCGCATCATGTGCGAATACGCTCTGGAGTATCCGGAGTACGGCTTCGACCTGCACTTCGGATACGGGACTCCGGAGCACCTCGACGCGCTGCGCGAGCACGGCCCGTGCCCGATCCACCGCCGCACTTTTCACCCGGTCTCCGATATGGTGAACCAACCATGCCTGATCTTCGACGAGTAG
- a CDS encoding YraN family protein — MPDLRRVGAEAEDRAVDHLLKLGYTIVTRRFKSRRGEIDVIAFDGEVLVFVEVKSTGKDDVEPELAVDEKKLELIYDAAEEYLRKSSHEPRVTRFDLIAVTPSALRHHKDAFRI; from the coding sequence ATGCCTGATCTTCGACGAGTAGGCGCCGAGGCCGAAGATCGCGCGGTCGATCACCTTCTGAAGCTCGGCTACACGATCGTCACCAGACGGTTCAAATCCCGCCGAGGCGAGATCGACGTCATCGCGTTTGACGGAGAAGTGCTCGTGTTCGTCGAGGTCAAGTCGACCGGCAAGGACGACGTTGAACCGGAGCTGGCTGTTGACGAAAAGAAGCTTGAGCTGATCTATGACGCCGCCGAAGAGTATCTGCGCAAGTCGTCGCACGAACCGAGGGTTACGCGATTCGACCTGATCGCCGTGACGCCGAGCGCGCTCCGCCATCACAAGGACGCGTTCCGAATCTGA
- a CDS encoding glycosyltransferase family 39 protein — MQARRDWRTWALVLACVLPFVGFWSTGLTDLDEGFYSAVVNDMMLRGDWITPTINGAAWFEKPILLYWLTIPAITFFGDTVGPRLPSVLCTLATAFVLFRFLRRYFSLDVARLAAAAYCGSLLVVGLGRLLMTDAPFVLALVIAFTTFWDSLNGNPKMRTWTAVALGFAVLAKGPVAGLLFLIVAGFVYWRMRELRPNFKGHWLAGSALFVLVVGAWYVPCYLVNGDVFVQQFLIEQNIGRFQGTDLAHQVPWWSHPIYFPVILFLALMPWSLWAMRAKWFQRPEDPLRRYLWIWALVPLGFFTVSLTKLPHYILPSVAPLLIITLLAVSERRAEKGQYDMWLRCALIWSVLVGVFATTVFHLDYQMRFAEVHVIAQYVRDQEGSVAIFRTGRTDSDVAISLDIDESPPYSVYHYLKRPAEMTDDLGDVLQMEYPVWVITRRGRISDDDIILAIEMGYALSRPETPFEQNQFQLWKVEPLDRFTDFEPR, encoded by the coding sequence ATGCAGGCACGGCGGGACTGGCGGACATGGGCGCTTGTGCTTGCTTGCGTCTTGCCGTTCGTCGGATTCTGGTCGACCGGCCTGACCGATCTCGACGAAGGGTTCTACAGCGCGGTCGTCAACGACATGATGCTCCGGGGGGACTGGATCACGCCGACGATCAACGGCGCGGCGTGGTTCGAGAAGCCGATTCTTCTCTACTGGCTGACGATCCCCGCTATCACCTTTTTCGGCGACACGGTCGGGCCCCGTTTGCCCTCGGTGCTCTGCACTCTGGCGACGGCGTTCGTTCTGTTCCGTTTCTTGCGGCGGTACTTTTCGCTGGACGTCGCGCGGCTGGCTGCTGCTGCGTACTGCGGTTCGCTTCTGGTGGTGGGGCTCGGGCGGCTGTTGATGACCGACGCGCCGTTCGTGCTCGCGCTGGTGATTGCGTTCACGACGTTCTGGGACTCGTTGAACGGGAACCCGAAGATGCGGACGTGGACTGCGGTCGCGCTGGGGTTTGCAGTGCTCGCGAAGGGGCCGGTCGCGGGGCTTCTGTTCCTGATCGTGGCGGGTTTCGTCTATTGGCGGATGCGGGAATTGAGGCCGAACTTCAAGGGGCACTGGCTCGCCGGATCTGCGCTGTTCGTGCTCGTCGTGGGCGCGTGGTACGTGCCGTGCTATCTGGTGAACGGCGACGTGTTCGTCCAGCAGTTCCTGATCGAGCAGAACATCGGTCGGTTCCAAGGAACTGACCTCGCGCACCAAGTCCCGTGGTGGTCGCACCCGATCTACTTCCCGGTGATCTTGTTCCTCGCGCTGATGCCGTGGTCGCTGTGGGCGATGCGCGCGAAGTGGTTTCAGCGGCCCGAGGATCCACTGCGCCGCTATCTATGGATATGGGCGCTCGTGCCGCTCGGGTTCTTCACCGTCAGCCTGACGAAGCTGCCGCACTACATCCTCCCGTCCGTCGCACCTCTGTTGATCATCACGCTGCTCGCGGTCTCGGAAAGAAGGGCGGAGAAGGGGCAGTACGACATGTGGCTGAGATGCGCGTTGATCTGGTCAGTGCTGGTCGGCGTATTTGCGACGACGGTGTTCCATCTCGACTACCAGATGCGGTTTGCCGAAGTGCACGTCATCGCACAGTACGTCCGCGATCAAGAGGGCAGCGTCGCCATCTTCCGCACAGGCAGAACGGACAGCGACGTCGCGATCTCGCTCGATATAGACGAGTCGCCGCCGTACTCCGTCTACCACTACCTCAAGAGGCCGGCCGAGATGACGGACGACCTCGGCGACGTGCTGCAGATGGAGTACCCGGTCTGGGTGATCACGCGGCGCGGGCGGATTTCAGACGACGACATCATCCTTGCCATAGAGATGGGTTACGCTCTGAGCCGCCCGGAGACGCCGTTCGAGCAGAACCAGTTTCAGCTGTGGAAGGTCGAACCCCTAGATCGGTTCACAGACTTCGAACCGCGCTAG
- a CDS encoding helix-hairpin-helix domain-containing protein, giving the protein MFRSQDKRRNIGIGVAAVIASITVGSIGYNYLQKPKPFQLYTSDGGSFSAQTIDPSSLESGQLVIDISGEVKNPGVYQFDPGLRVVDALKAAGGTTEDADLTLLNRAAVLVADSKLIVPTIDVPVDLGWYGLSGGGSTAGAAKKPDIPLASISINEASAAELDLLPGIGPAYAGRIIAYRERVGKFKSIDELVKVKGIGPKTLAKIRPYIRL; this is encoded by the coding sequence ATGTTCCGGTCGCAGGACAAGCGCAGAAATATCGGTATCGGCGTCGCAGCCGTCATCGCTTCTATCACGGTCGGCTCGATCGGCTACAACTACCTCCAGAAACCGAAGCCGTTCCAGCTTTATACGTCTGACGGCGGGAGCTTCAGCGCGCAGACGATCGACCCCTCGAGCTTGGAGAGCGGACAGCTCGTCATCGACATCTCCGGCGAAGTAAAGAACCCCGGCGTCTACCAGTTCGACCCCGGGCTGCGCGTCGTGGACGCCCTGAAAGCGGCGGGCGGCACGACGGAAGACGCTGATCTGACGCTGCTCAATCGCGCGGCGGTTCTGGTCGCCGACAGCAAGCTGATCGTGCCGACGATCGACGTGCCGGTCGACCTCGGCTGGTACGGGCTTTCGGGTGGTGGCTCGACTGCGGGTGCTGCCAAGAAGCCGGACATCCCGCTCGCCTCGATCTCTATCAACGAAGCGTCGGCGGCGGAGCTGGATCTGCTCCCAGGAATCGGCCCGGCGTATGCGGGCAGGATTATCGCGTACCGCGAGCGCGTCGGGAAGTTCAAATCCATCGACGAGCTGGTGAAGGTCAAGGGCATCGGCCCGAAGACGCTGGCCAAGATTCGGCCGTATATTCGGCTGTAG
- a CDS encoding PD40 domain-containing protein: MKRLCALAVVVLAVPSLQGGGRGDVGGGVEAETKIVFQSHRDRNWEIYVMNVDGSEQTRLTNDSAWDSTPAFSPDGSRIAFTSNRVGQFIFDIYVMNADGSGVTRLTNTEADEHEPAFSPDGSKIAYVSSSESVFDIYVMSADGTGQTNLTNDAAFDFGPAFSPDGSKITYWSIQDRTTDIYVMNADGSGRTNLTNNAAEDRSPAFSPDGSKIVFRSDRDGNDEIYVMNADGTGQTRLTNNVAEDHSPAFSPDGSKITFVSKRDAENEFFRKEIYVMNADGTGVTRLTDNEDDDQDPCFPLRQKKN; encoded by the coding sequence ATGAAGAGGCTCTGTGCTTTGGCCGTGGTTGTCCTGGCGGTCCCCTCGCTGCAAGGGGGCGGCCGTGGCGACGTCGGCGGAGGTGTTGAGGCAGAAACCAAGATCGTGTTTCAGTCCCACCGCGACCGCAACTGGGAAATCTACGTCATGAACGTGGACGGCTCCGAACAGACGCGGCTGACAAATGACTCGGCGTGGGACAGCACTCCTGCGTTCAGCCCTGACGGGTCGAGGATCGCGTTTACGTCTAACAGAGTCGGCCAATTTATCTTTGATATCTACGTCATGAACGCGGACGGTTCCGGAGTGACGCGGCTGACGAACACTGAGGCTGACGAGCACGAGCCTGCGTTCAGCCCGGACGGCTCGAAGATCGCGTATGTGTCCTCCAGCGAGTCTGTCTTTGATATATACGTCATGAGCGCCGACGGCACAGGGCAGACGAACCTGACGAACGACGCGGCATTCGATTTTGGCCCTGCGTTCAGCCCAGACGGGTCGAAGATCACGTATTGGTCCATCCAAGACCGCACCACTGACATTTACGTCATGAACGCAGACGGCTCGGGAAGGACGAATCTGACGAACAACGCCGCCGAGGATCGAAGCCCCGCGTTCAGCCCTGACGGGTCGAAGATCGTGTTTCGGTCTGACCGCGACGGCAACGACGAGATATACGTCATGAATGCGGACGGCACGGGCCAGACGCGACTGACGAACAACGTCGCTGAGGATCACAGCCCTGCCTTCAGCCCGGACGGCTCGAAGATCACGTTTGTTTCCAAGCGTGACGCCGAGAACGAGTTCTTCAGGAAAGAGATCTACGTGATGAACGCGGACGGCACAGGAGTTACGCGGCTTACGGATAACGAAGATGACGATCAAGACCCCTGCTTCCCACTCCGGCAGAAGAAGAATTGA
- a CDS encoding PD40 domain-containing protein, producing the protein MNKQSGLLVVVLTAIVTLLLFFAFSGSDDAQGGREAKTKTASVPGRDVDGGEEAGTEIVWVRDGEIYVMNADGTGQTNVSNSRSRESQIAFSPDGSKIAFLSERGGGIYIMDVDGTELERVTISRAFDYLPIFSPDGSKIAFGSRRDGNPEIYIVNTDGTGLARLTDIVDGDYPYDFSPDGSKITFTSKRGGNREIYIMNTDGTGVEQMTDIDAHAVYPTFSPDGSKIGFVAGDWGSYDLYTVNTDGTELTRLTNSPGNDVRTEFSPDGSKIAFHSMRDGNHEIYIMNADGSQQTNLTNNLAGDTGPVFSPDGSKIAFVSERDGNYEIYIMNTDGTGVMRLTNDAAFDGSPSFPLRQKKK; encoded by the coding sequence ATGAACAAGCAATCTGGTCTGCTCGTGGTCGTCCTGACCGCGATCGTGACCTTGCTGCTCTTTTTCGCGTTCAGCGGCAGTGACGACGCCCAAGGTGGCAGGGAGGCGAAAACCAAGACAGCGTCTGTGCCCGGCCGCGACGTCGACGGCGGTGAGGAGGCAGGAACCGAGATCGTGTGGGTGAGAGACGGCGAGATCTACGTCATGAACGCCGACGGCACAGGGCAGACAAACGTGTCGAACAGTCGGTCCCGCGAGTCCCAGATTGCGTTCAGCCCTGACGGATCGAAGATCGCGTTCCTCTCTGAACGCGGCGGTGGTATCTACATCATGGACGTGGACGGCACCGAACTGGAGCGGGTGACGATCAGCAGGGCCTTCGACTATCTCCCAATCTTCAGTCCCGACGGATCAAAGATCGCCTTTGGATCCCGCCGCGATGGCAACCCGGAGATCTATATCGTGAACACAGACGGTACGGGACTCGCGCGGCTGACAGACATCGTGGACGGGGATTACCCCTATGACTTCAGCCCGGACGGGTCGAAGATCACTTTCACATCGAAACGCGGCGGGAACCGGGAGATTTACATCATGAACACGGATGGTACAGGTGTCGAGCAAATGACCGACATCGACGCTCACGCCGTCTATCCAACGTTCAGCCCGGACGGGTCGAAGATCGGATTTGTGGCCGGGGACTGGGGAAGCTACGACCTTTACACCGTCAACACGGACGGCACTGAACTGACGCGGTTGACGAACAGCCCGGGCAATGACGTGCGCACAGAGTTCAGCCCGGACGGGTCGAAGATCGCGTTCCACTCCATGCGCGATGGCAACCACGAGATCTACATCATGAACGCTGATGGCTCACAGCAGACAAATCTGACGAACAACCTGGCCGGCGATACGGGACCAGTGTTCAGTCCCGATGGGTCGAAAATCGCGTTCGTGTCCGAACGGGACGGCAACTATGAGATCTACATCATGAACACGGACGGAACAGGAGTGATGCGGCTGACGAACGACGCGGCTTTCGATGGCTCGCCCTCCTTCCCGCTCCGTCAGAAGAAGAAGTGA